ATCCCTGCCTGATCACGCCATTTTTTCAGTTTTTTAAGATTCTTTTTGACCCGGTTGGTGAACATATCCAGCCCTGAAGAAGAATATGATTCTTTGGCATCCATAGTCATCGGAATTGTGTATTGAAGCACTTCACAGGCAAGTGGACCATTCTGCACAGGAAGTAAATCGTCATGGCGCAATCCGATGGTTTCCCGGAGCAACGGGTTTCCACTCAAAATCACGCTTTTCCATCCGGGAAAACCGGTTTGCAACATATTGCCCAGGCGGGTATACAGAAAACGGAGTCCTTCTGCGGACTGGATCCGCTCGCCATAGGGGGGGTTGGTGACAATCAGGCCTGTGTTTTTTGTCAATGCCGGAGGAAGTGCTAATTGGGAAAGATCCTGTTTTTCTACGTGGATGTGTCGTTGCAGTTCCGCATTGTGGATGTTGCTCCAGCAGGCTTTGATGGCGTCAGACGAGGTATCATAGCCGATGATCGGCGGAATAAGTTTCAGTCCATCCCTGGCTCGTTGATGAGCTTCTTCCACTAATTTTTTCCAGATTTCAGGCTGATGGTGTTTCCAGTTCAGAAAGCCAAAATAGGGACGACGCAATCCGGGAGCGATGTCTCCGGCCATCATGGCACCTTCAATCAGGAACGTTCCCGATCCGCACATGGGGTCCAGCAATCCTCCCTGTCGTGCGATTGAAGGCCAGTTTGCATACCACAGAATAGCCGCGGCAAGGTGTTCTTTCAGTGGAGCTTCTGTGCCTTCCTTGCGGTAATGACGACGGTGCAGGCTTTCTCCGGAAAGATCCAGACTCACACGGGCCTGTTTTTTAAAAAGATAAAGATTGATCCTGAGATCCGGAGTTTGTGTATCGACACTGGGGCGTATTCCAAATTTATCCCTGAATTGGTCCACTATGGCGTCTTTGGCTTTTTGCGCGGCATACTGGGAATGGGTGATCGGCGATTCATAAATATTGACATTGATTGCCAGCGTTCCCTGTGGCTCCAGATGCTCACTCCAGTCCAACGTTTGAAATCCCGCATAGAGTTCTTCAGGGGTTCGAGCTGTGAACGATGTCAGGCTCAGCAACACCCGACCGGCAAGCCGGGACCATAGGCAGATGCGATACGCGTCTTCAAGGGTTCCTGAAAGTGAAACTCCGGCATTGGCTTGTTTGACGCCGGACAGTCCCATCGAAGTCAATTCTTCAGACAAAAGAGATTCCAGACCTTTGGCGATGGTCACAAACAGAGAATATTTCATGGGAAATGACCTGTAGAGAAAATAAGAAAATTCAGAGGGAGGCCTGATGTTGTTTCAGTTCCTTCAGCGTGAGCACAAAAGTATGCTCCATCTGGATCAGTAGGGGGAGAAATTCAGGAACAGATTCCATACATTGGTTTTGTGCCTGTTTGCAAAGGTCTGTCATTCTGGACGCTCCAATCGCCAGACAACTGCCTTTGAGATTATGCGTCAGTTTCCCGGCCAATTGAATCTGCCCTGATTCCCACGCATTCCGGATCTGTTGGACCATATCCGGGACACTTTCTTCAAACAGTATCAATAAACGGTTGAACAAAGAAGGTTTGATGTGCTGGAGTGTATTGAAGTCCAGTAGTGATTCAGTCAGAGATGATTCAGGGATTTTAGTCATGGAAAATAATTTTTTAACAGGCAAAGCGGATTCCTTTGCGTTTAGCCTGTGCGTTATTGTGGTACAGATTCTGAAATAATTGCTGGATTCCAATGAAAAATAACATTCCCTCATGGGTAAACTGGCTGACATAGACTACGATGGCATCAGCGGCAGTATGAGGAATAAAGGCAAGCAATTCTGTTGAAATATTCATAACCCGAGTTCTGCCAGCAAATCATCCACGGCATTTTGATTGGATTGCTGTTCCGGTCCCTGTATCAAGCTTGCAGAAACAACATTCTCACTCGAGTTTGCAATGTTGGTTGGTTGATACAGCGATTCCAGATATTTTCGGGAGGTGCTGTCAAGGCTGTCTTTGAGACGGATAAACAGGAGTTCCAGATTATGCAGGGACGCAAAAATTTTCTGATTGGTCAAATCACCAATCTGGGTTTCGTTCATTGCGGCATACGCGATATCCTGAATCTGTCCTGCCCGTTTCACATTGTTCCGGATGTCGCCACTGATATCAATGACTTCCTGAAGAAGGTCACTGATGACGACAATCGAATTGTTGGAATGATGCCGGATGTCATGCAGGCTGTTTTCGAGTTTGCCCTTCAAATCCATAATTTCACGGATTGCCTGGAATGTTTTCACAATCACCAGTCGATCCTTGAGATTGTTGAGTGCCCGAAGCATGTGCTTGAAATACAGGGACGCGATATACGCCGCGTCATATTTGGATGTGGGGACTGAAACCACTTCCATCACATGGTTTCCATCATGGAAAAAATCGTATTGATCAATGGTTTGACGGAATTTTTCGTTGTCCATCACCTGCATCACACGATCCATGATCAGATCCATGTCTTGTGGATTCTCAGGTTGAATAGCTTCCTGCCCCATCTGGACAGGCATCATGTCCTTGATCGTCCAGACCCTTAACTCGCCCTGACAGCTTTTCCGGAAGGAGATCACTACCAGATCCACAATTTCATCAGGATCAAACAGTTCCAGAAGCTGAAGGGAACAATGGAGTACATCCGCCAGCAAGGCGCTTTCATTGACCAGTGAAACCACCAGGTCGGACATATTCATACTGTTAGAATCCTTATCCGCGTCACGCGGAGTGTTATCAGCGGGGGTGTCTTGTGTCATAATAGAACCTGTTTGGTGTGAAATTGAAAACTGGTGTATGTTAAACAATTCCTTTCAATTCTGCCAGCGATTCTTCCAGAAACTGTCCGATTTTGTCCAGATCCCTGATGTGGGATCCATTGGCAATCAGTCCAAAATTGAGCGTATCCATATAGCTGGTCAAGGTAATATTGAGCGCGTGTCCGCCAAACAGAAATGAAATGGGATGTATTGTTTCCAGCAGGGCACCATTCAGATATAAAGCCTGTTTGGGACCTGGATAATTGGAAATCAGCAGATTGGCAGAGGGCTTGAATTTATCGGGTACATCCAGAACTTGCAAAATGATTGCCGGAGTTTGCGATAAAATGGTGTATGACTGTGCCGCATCCACCGAAAGTTGTTTCAGATGCGATTTACCCGCATTGGCTGAAGCCTGAATCAGTTTTAAGCGTTCCCTGGGATCAGAAAGGTTTGTGCCGAGATTACAGATCATATTTGATACGAAATTCCCCCCGTCTTTACCATCCTTAGGCCTTATTGACACAGGAATAAAGGCCGTAAGTGGTTTTTCAGGCAAGCACTGTTTGGACTCCAGATATTTTCGCAATGCGCCTGAACAGACACTCAGGACCACATCGTTGACGGTACCATTCAGGGAACGGCTCAGTTCCTTGAATTCCGGCAGGGAAAAAGTTTTGGCCACAAAGGCACGTTTACCATCAATGGCGACATTGAAGGGAGTTTGTGGTGACGTGAAGGGCAATGGCATCAGCGCCTGGGCCGGGTCAAGGGGTTGTTTCTTCAGATCCCAGACCGCTTTGAACGCTTGTTTCATGCTTTGAAAATAATCATCTTTTTTACGCAGAACCTCCACAATCTGTTCTTTAAGCGGCTCTGATTCCTTTTCTCTGGAGGCCTGACGTTTCTCCTGCCAGGGTGCTGTAATGGTACGATCTTCAGGCGTTTTATTCAGTGCGGCCTGCACCACCCGCATACGGCCCATGCCATCCATGCATGCATGATGCACCTTGAAATAGATCGCAAATCTGTTGTCTTCCAGTCCTTCAATCAAATAACATTCCCACAATGGTTTGGATCGTCCCAGCATGTTGCTGTGATATTTTGAAACCAGCTTTAACAATTCTTCATAAGTGCCTGGTTGTGGCAGTTTTATATGCTGAACATGATAATCCAGATTCACTTTTTCCGCTTTTTTCCAATAAGGTTGCCCCCATGAATTCATCACAGCGACCTCATTGAAGGGTTCAATGAATTGTGTTACCGTCCGGAATCCTTTGATCACATCGGCAAAATAATCTCCTTCATAATTTTCAGGCAGTTTGAAAACCAGCAAACTTGCCACATGCATCAACCGTTCAGGGGTTTCAAGTTTAATAAATAAGGAATCAATCAATGATAATTTTTTCATAAATATTGCCTCACGGACAAGGTTATTGAATCAAATGTGCTCCTGAAATGTTTAGTAACAAAAGAAAACCCTAATTTCCAATAAAAAACTTCGAACATTTATACTTCAGTTCCGGAATGATGATTTTGGCATTATTGTTAATCTACTGGCTGGGTGAGTTCAATGAGCTTGCCAGTCAAAGGTTATCTCTTCAGAGTTTGCTTGCCATTCGTCTGTCCTTTTGCCATAGGTCCATTCAGGGAGTGTTTTTTCCATTCATGGATTTCTGGATAGAATGAGCGCAACAACTCGATCTTTAAGCATTATTTAACTTCAGGGAGAACAATGAAATTACCAGGAAATTTTCAGTTGTCGGCCTTCCACGGGTTAGCGTTTATCGCTGTCAGTTTTGGATTACTGACACTCAAATCCGGCGGGAGTGTTCTTTTTATTGATGGTTCGGCACGGCAAGCCGCCGGGGCTTATGTGCCATGGATTGTCTGGTTTAATTTTTTGATGGGGTTTGTTTATATTGTAGCTGGCATTGGCTTCTGGATGCGTAAAACTTGGAGCCATCGGCTGGCTTTGATGATTTTTTTTGCAACTATTGTAGTCTTCGCAGGTCTGGAAATCCATGTTCTGCTGGGTGGCGCTTATGAACAACGCACGGTGGGTGCCATGATTTTCAGGGCGGCAGTGTGGTTTTTTCTGTTCTGGCGTTCAGGTTTGAAATTGCGGGATCAGCAGAATAACTCAACCGCATGAGCATGCATAGAACATCACAATTTACGTAAGCGTTCAGCTTTTAGTATTCAGCTTTCAGTGTTTATGCGCCTCAGAAGCATTATGACTCAATAGCAGAAAATATCGTTTGGCTTCCAGGCCTTGAGACTTTCTGAAAACTGATAGCTGACGGCTGAACGCTTACCAATTTACATGGTATTCAATCCAATCACAAAGAAACAATCATTGCTTGAGGAGGAGACAATTGTGGAACAGGTAACTCTTGGGGATGTGACCAATGTTTGCGAATTTATTCTCAATCATGGCCGACTTCAGCCTGAAAAAATCGCATTAGCGGTTCCAAAAGAATGGGACACAACCAAAGTGCATCGCTATGAAACCGTCACGTTTGGCGAAATGTACCGCAAGGTCGGAAATTACCAGGAAGGCTTCCGCAAATTGGGGCTGAAGGACAAGGATCGGGTCATCATTCTGTTTAGGCCCGGTGTGGATTTTTATGCCATTGTGCTGGCCTTGCTTTCTGGAGGTCAGGTTCCGTTGTTCATTGAAGCGGGAATGGGATTCAAACGGATTTATCAGGCGCTGGAAGATTCGAAAGCGGTGGCTGTGATCAGCATGGAAGAGATTCTTAAATACCGGTTTTTGTTGCCTGTTCTGCTCAAAATGAAATTGTTTTCAATCGACTCAACAGGGTTCCTGGTGCGTTCAGTGAACCATCTTTATGTGGAAAATGCTCCGCCGTTGACCATTGTTCCCAGAAAGCCGGCCGATTATGCCATCATCACTTTCACGTCAGGCAGTACTGGACGACCCAAGGCGGCTGACCGCAATCACGGAAGTCTGCTGGAACAGCACCATGCCATCAAGGCCAATTGGACCAGCGACGCGGATGATGTGGATATGACTTGTTTCCCAGTGTTTGTGTTGCATAACATGAGTTGTGGCATCACTTCGGTTCTGCCCGCGATTGATCTGACCAAACCCGCTGAAGTCTCTCCGCCAGTGGTGATTTCACAGACCCGGGAATGGGGCGTGACCCGTATGAGTGGCGCCCCGGCCTATGTCAGCAAAATCATCAACTATCTTCGGGAAGAGCATATCACCATTCCTTCTCTCAGAGGCATTGCCTGTGGCGGCGCTCCGGTTCCACGTGAACTGTGTAAAACGATTGTGGAAACCCTGCCGCACGCTGAATCAGCGGTCGTCTATGGCTCCACTGAAGCAGAACCGGTGGCGCATGTTCATATGTCTGAAATTGCGGAGTCGGAAGGCGAAGGCTTTCTGGTAGGAAAACCGGTGGCTCTGATTGAACTGGAAATTGTCACCATTCCGGATGAATTGCCCGGGGTCGATGAACGGGGATTGGTTCCTTATCGGGTGAAAACCGGTGAACCTGGAGAAATTGTGGTGAAAGGACGTCATGTTCTGCGGGAATATATTGATAACCCCCGGGCGAACCGGGAAAACAAGATTCAGACTCCAGACGGCAATATCTGGCACAGAACCGGAGATGTCGGATATCAGGATGCTCAGGGGCGAATCTGGTTGCTCGGACGTCGTTCTGATATGGTATTGCACCATGGCAAACAACTGTTCCCGTTCAAGATAGAAATTATGGTCAATGCACTGGAAGGAATCAGGCAATCTGCACTGGTCCAGCATCCTGACCGAAGCCGTGGCATTATGTTTGTGGAATTGAAACCGGGGGCCTCTTCAGTCAGCGTTCAAACAAAGTTGAATGAAAGAGTTCTGCGGGAAAAAATCATTGGGCTTGAAATCCGTGTACTGGATCAATTACCGATGGATGGCCGGCACAACAGCAAGGTAGACCGGCCCAAATTGAGAAAAATGCTGATGAAATAATCAGTAATATTAAACACATCTAACCAATATTATTGTTTGGTCAATGTGCGGGTTATCGTGTCCGCGGCACCACATCCCAACATTGTCAGATCCACCGGGCCATAGCTGAGGCTGGAAACACTGTTAGAAGTAGAAACTTCCCAGGGAATATCGCCTTCAGGATCTTCAGCCTCGTTTTCAAATACATCGTTAGCCAGCGTTGTACCATCCAGTTCCTGTGACGTGCCATTCACTGTGGCGGAAAAAGTACATCCCGTAGGTTCAAACGTATAGGTTTCTTCACCTGTTTCCTGAAAATAGGGTTCCTCGTTTTTCTTCACTTTTCCAGTTCGTGTCAATTTACAGTCAGCATCCTGAATCACTTCTGACACCGCACCATCCGCTAGAGTCAAGGTGTGTGTAACGCCGTCCAAATTACCCATGAATGCCATGTAATACGGCAGTTCATAGACCGATCCAGTCTGACCGCTGGAACAACTGATCGCTGAAGCCGTATAGGTTCCATCAGCCAAGGCCGCCGCTTTTGTTTCATCATCCTCATCTTCTTCTGTACTGCAAGCTGCAAATACCAGTGCTGGTACTGTCAGGCAGGCCAACCATTTAGTTAGTCTCATAGTCTCTCCTTATTTAGTTTATTAAGAAGCCTTTTGGTAAAAAATAGTATATTTACCTTATGGTGGTTTAAGATACTGATAATATTTTGATAATTTTTTAGTATTCTTATTTTGAATGAGAAAATGAAACATGTTGAGCATATTTTGAAAGTAGACTAAATAGGTCCATAATATATTCTTTTTGAAATCAATAGTTTGGCTATTTAATAAAAAGGTATTCTTTTTTACCAAAAGGCTTCTAAATAACCGAAGTCTTGTTTCTAACGAAAATCAGTGCCACATCCTCATTTTATGTACCACTCCTTGTTCCTCTACATAACTCAATCAACAAACGTCAAATATTTTTTTTATTTTTTTACTACAGCATGAAGCAAGCTTTTTCTTGACCCCAATAACGGAGCGTGCTTGAATGCGCCCAACATTTACATGGACTCTGTTTTTGTCACAATCATTTCCGGTATTCAGAGGAATTTATGACGATATGCGCTGTTATCAATCAAAAAGGGGGCGTGGGTAAAACCACTATGACTGTGAATCTGGCCGCGGCACTGGCTCAGAAAGGCTATTCCATTCTGGCGGTGGATCTTGATCCGCAGGGAAACCTCGGGGCTCATCTGGGGTTTTTGCCAGACGAACTGGAATGGACCCTGTACAACGCGTTGCTGAGACGCCCGGTCAGTCAGTTTGATTCCGAACGCCCCCTGGAGCAGGTGATTTATGAAACAGACATTCCCAATCTCCATGCGGTGCCCTCCAATCTGGAACTTTCATCCGCTGAAATTGAAATGGCTGGCATCATGGGGCGAGAAGCCTTGTTGCGTGAAATTCTGACACCGGTTTCCAGTCATTATGATTTTATTCTGATTGATTGTCCGCCCTCATTAGGCTTGTTGTCGACCAATGCGCTGGCGGCGGCGGATGAAGTTCTGATTCCGTTCCAGACTGAATTTTTCGCGCTCAAAGCCATCACTCAATTGCTGGATGTGATCAGTCTGATCAAGAAACGGGGGATCAATCCCAAACTGGAAATTGGTGGATTTGTCGGAACATTGGCTGATATGCGAAAAAACCTGCATCGTGAAGTGATCCATTCGGTGCAGGAACGTTTTGGTAAACAGGTGTTTGAAACCTTCATCCGGCACAATGTGGCACTGGCAGAAAGTCCAAGCCATGGAGAAACCATTTTTCAGCATTCTTCAAAAAGCAAGGGCGCGACCGATTATCAAAGTCTGGCCGATGAGTTTCTGATGCGGAAGGGCATGAAGGTTTGACGGGGTGGAGGAACCCGTTTCCGGGTTCCTGCTAAATCAGCGCAGATACTGAAAAAATTGTTTATCGGCGCTCATGATGAGGGTGGTGTCATTTTGCAGGGTTTCACGATACACATCATGGGATCGTTTGAAGGCGTAAAACTCAGGGTCTTTCTGAAAGGCCGCCGCATAAATCTCCAGGGCTTTCGCATCGGCCGCACCATGGAGTTCTTCAGAGGTTTTCTTGGCCGCCGCAAGAATGGTGATCCGGTCCCGATCAGCGGCAGACCTGATTTCCAATGCGCGTTCTTCGCCTTCGGAACGATAGGTTTTGGCAATCCTGCGTCGTTCTGCTTCCATCCGGCCAAACACAGCCCGACTGTTGGCCTCAGGCAAATCAGCGCGTTTGATGCGAACATCCGTGATTTCAATCCCGAACTTTTGTGCGGCTTCCTGTGACAGTTTGGTGATCTGTGTCATGATATCATTTCGGCTTCCTGACACAATTTCCACAATCGTGTGTCGCCCCAGAACTTCACGGGTCTGTGAATAAATAATGTCATCCAGACGCGCCTGAGCCCCTTCCACAGAGCGAACCGTTTCATAGAATTTCAGCGGGTCGGTCACACGCCACCTGGCGTAATTATCCACCAGCATTTCCTTTTTATCCTGAGTAAAAATACCTCCCGGATCAGCGTCATAGGTCAGCAAACGGTTGTCTACATAAAATATTTTCGTGATAAACGGAATCTTGAATTTAAGACCAGGTTCCAGGTGTACGGTCACGGGATCTCCCAGGCGGATCTCAATTGCATATTGAGTTTTATCCACAACATAGGTAGTCAAATAAAAAAGGGCCACCAATCCAATGATTCCAAAGGTGATTTGTTTGAGCATCATCTGAACTCCTGATTGATTAAGATACTGGGGAAAACAACAGGGATTGCCTCCCGGTTTTGAGATAAATTCGAGTTCAGCGTGTAACGTGTGGCCGATTAAAAAGCAAGTTCTTAAACCCGTTATTCTGAAACCCCTAACTGTCAGGTGTTGTTGATGTTTGGCTCTAAAAAATCGGTTCGTCATCAACAGGCTGTGATCGATCTGGCCCTGAAGCAAATCAGAAAAATGCTGGAGGAAATGCAGGGCGATGGAAAGGACCTGACTCGACTCAAATTGAAAAGATTTCAGAAAACCCACCATATCAGTTGTCGTTGTCCACAATGCCGGGAAGCAAAAAGTAAAGAGGATCCACGCTTACGCGGGATGCTGGAGGACGGGTTCAAAGTGTATATCGAAGGGGAATCCAAAGAGGAATAAACATTCAACAGGGGAGACTTTATGAAAATCATGGGAATCACAGGGTGTCTGGTTTTATCAATGTACTTATCCGCTGGAACCTCTGCCGCATGGGCCGGGCGGATTGACTCAGGCCTCTGGAAACAGACCTCTTCCACCGCCGGAGAATGTCTGGAATGCCAGCTCACTATCACTGAAGAAACACCGCACACTCTAAAGATGGTGGCCAACAATGGTTGGATCGGGTATGTGTATTATGTGCCTGTCAAAGATGAATACCACGGTTTTTTTGAATTGCAGAAAGGCGCCTCCCTACCGGGCGCCTCCAACTGGAAAAACAAGGTATTCACCCTCAAGGCCTACCATGATCTGGTCACTCTGACCATTGAGGCCCAGAGCGAAAAAATCAGGTTTAAGGCAACGTTTCGCAAGGTGCCCCAGGGCGTTTTGTGACAGTAAAATTTGATCAACAACCAAACTGGTCGCTGACAACCGAGAACTTACAACTGTCGAGTTAATCAACTTGTCTTTCATGGACATCCTGTCTATTTTTTTCGACCCTGATCAGCTTTTTATACTTGGAACGGGTGGAATTTGGATGTTTTTAGAAATGAATTTTCTCATAATTCCAGATCTAAACCGTTACGTGTATATCTCAGGAAGAATAAAAATCCTACATCACAGGCATAAGGAAACAGTATGAAGAATATGACGGTTCAAGAAGCGGAAAATATGTACAAAATCCGCAGTTGGGGAAATGATTTTTTCAAGATCAATGAAAAAGGGAATGTTGAAGTGTTGCCTAACTCTGATGGCGTTTGCATTGATATCAAGGAGCTGGTGGATGATATTCAGGAAAAAGGTATAGGATTGCCTGTCTTGATACGGTTTTCGGACATCCTCGAAAAAAGAATTCAAAAGCTTTATACCTGTTTTGACCGTGCTATTCAAAAATATAGTTACAAGGGAAATTACTTTGGTGTTTATCCCATTAAAGTGAATCAGCAACGTCAGGTTGTTGAGGAGTTTGTTAAATTTGGGCATCCTTATAATTTTGGACTTGAGGCAGGTTCCAAACCGGAACTGCATGCTGTTTTAGCCATGACTGACAATCCCAACGCGCTTATTATTTGTAATGGTTACAAGGATAAGGATTTTATTCAGATGGCGTTGATGGGGCAGAAACTGGACAGAAAAATTATTCTGGTTGTTGAAAAAGTTCCTGAACTGGAAAACATCATTAGAGTCTCAAAAAGCCTGGGGATTCGTCCCTGTATTGGCTTAAGAATCAAACTGATCAGTGAAGGCGCTGGTAAATGGGAATCTTCCGGCGGTGAATTTTCCAAATTTGGACTTTCCGCGGCAGAAACCATTTTCGCAATTGAAATGGCCTCAAGAGAAGGGATGTCAGACTGTGTCCAGTTGCTCCATTTCCATCTGGGAAGTCAGATTACGGATATTTTCCAGATCAAGGGTGCCTTGAAAGAAATTGGCCGATTTTACGCGGAACTCTATAAATCCGGTTGTTCAATCAATTACATTGATGTCGGGGG
This is a stretch of genomic DNA from SAR324 cluster bacterium. It encodes these proteins:
- a CDS encoding ParA family protein, whose product is MTICAVINQKGGVGKTTMTVNLAAALAQKGYSILAVDLDPQGNLGAHLGFLPDELEWTLYNALLRRPVSQFDSERPLEQVIYETDIPNLHAVPSNLELSSAEIEMAGIMGREALLREILTPVSSHYDFILIDCPPSLGLLSTNALAAADEVLIPFQTEFFALKAITQLLDVISLIKKRGINPKLEIGGFVGTLADMRKNLHREVIHSVQERFGKQVFETFIRHNVALAESPSHGETIFQHSSKSKGATDYQSLADEFLMRKGMKV
- a CDS encoding wax ester/triacylglycerol synthase family O-acyltransferase, whose translation is MKKLSLIDSLFIKLETPERLMHVASLLVFKLPENYEGDYFADVIKGFRTVTQFIEPFNEVAVMNSWGQPYWKKAEKVNLDYHVQHIKLPQPGTYEELLKLVSKYHSNMLGRSKPLWECYLIEGLEDNRFAIYFKVHHACMDGMGRMRVVQAALNKTPEDRTITAPWQEKRQASREKESEPLKEQIVEVLRKKDDYFQSMKQAFKAVWDLKKQPLDPAQALMPLPFTSPQTPFNVAIDGKRAFVAKTFSLPEFKELSRSLNGTVNDVVLSVCSGALRKYLESKQCLPEKPLTAFIPVSIRPKDGKDGGNFVSNMICNLGTNLSDPRERLKLIQASANAGKSHLKQLSVDAAQSYTILSQTPAIILQVLDVPDKFKPSANLLISNYPGPKQALYLNGALLETIHPISFLFGGHALNITLTSYMDTLNFGLIANGSHIRDLDKIGQFLEESLAELKGIV
- a CDS encoding protease modulator HflC; translated protein: MLKQITFGIIGLVALFYLTTYVVDKTQYAIEIRLGDPVTVHLEPGLKFKIPFITKIFYVDNRLLTYDADPGGIFTQDKKEMLVDNYARWRVTDPLKFYETVRSVEGAQARLDDIIYSQTREVLGRHTIVEIVSGSRNDIMTQITKLSQEAAQKFGIEITDVRIKRADLPEANSRAVFGRMEAERRRIAKTYRSEGEERALEIRSAADRDRITILAAAKKTSEELHGAADAKALEIYAAAFQKDPEFYAFKRSHDVYRETLQNDTTLIMSADKQFFQYLR
- a CDS encoding AMP-binding protein translates to MEQVTLGDVTNVCEFILNHGRLQPEKIALAVPKEWDTTKVHRYETVTFGEMYRKVGNYQEGFRKLGLKDKDRVIILFRPGVDFYAIVLALLSGGQVPLFIEAGMGFKRIYQALEDSKAVAVISMEEILKYRFLLPVLLKMKLFSIDSTGFLVRSVNHLYVENAPPLTIVPRKPADYAIITFTSGSTGRPKAADRNHGSLLEQHHAIKANWTSDADDVDMTCFPVFVLHNMSCGITSVLPAIDLTKPAEVSPPVVISQTREWGVTRMSGAPAYVSKIINYLREEHITIPSLRGIACGGAPVPRELCKTIVETLPHAESAVVYGSTEAEPVAHVHMSEIAESEGEGFLVGKPVALIELEIVTIPDELPGVDERGLVPYRVKTGEPGEIVVKGRHVLREYIDNPRANRENKIQTPDGNIWHRTGDVGYQDAQGRIWLLGRRSDMVLHHGKQLFPFKIEIMVNALEGIRQSALVQHPDRSRGIMFVELKPGASSVSVQTKLNERVLREKIIGLEIRVLDQLPMDGRHNSKVDRPKLRKMLMK
- a CDS encoding Hpt domain-containing protein, which gives rise to MPVKKLFSMTKIPESSLTESLLDFNTLQHIKPSLFNRLLILFEESVPDMVQQIRNAWESGQIQLAGKLTHNLKGSCLAIGASRMTDLCKQAQNQCMESVPEFLPLLIQMEHTFVLTLKELKQHQASL
- the rlmKL gene encoding bifunctional 23S rRNA (guanine(2069)-N(7))-methyltransferase RlmK/23S rRNA (guanine(2445)-N(2))-methyltransferase RlmL, which produces MKYSLFVTIAKGLESLLSEELTSMGLSGVKQANAGVSLSGTLEDAYRICLWSRLAGRVLLSLTSFTARTPEELYAGFQTLDWSEHLEPQGTLAINVNIYESPITHSQYAAQKAKDAIVDQFRDKFGIRPSVDTQTPDLRINLYLFKKQARVSLDLSGESLHRRHYRKEGTEAPLKEHLAAAILWYANWPSIARQGGLLDPMCGSGTFLIEGAMMAGDIAPGLRRPYFGFLNWKHHQPEIWKKLVEEAHQRARDGLKLIPPIIGYDTSSDAIKACWSNIHNAELQRHIHVEKQDLSQLALPPALTKNTGLIVTNPPYGERIQSAEGLRFLYTRLGNMLQTGFPGWKSVILSGNPLLRETIGLRHDDLLPVQNGPLACEVLQYTIPMTMDAKESYSSSGLDMFTNRVKKNLKKLKKWRDQAGIQCFRAYDADLPEYAVCIDCYEDKIHVQEYAPPFTVDAHKASMRLQGIVEVLPELFGVPPDHVFLKERKRQKGNQQYQKMSSHGASFKVRENNFRFQVNLVDYLDTGLFLDQRLTRQKLGELAKGKHFLNLFAYTGTATVYAAASGAASTTTVDMSQTYLDWAKENMLLNGQTGKKHQFIQADCLQWLEACHQKYGLIYLDPPTFSNSARMKTSLDIQRDHVLLIQQTMKSLSPEGLLIFCCNKHNFKLDREGLTDYQIEDWTAQTIPQDFARTPRIHQCYKLTEKRN